The proteins below are encoded in one region of Papio anubis isolate 15944 chromosome 19, Panubis1.0, whole genome shotgun sequence:
- the CTAGE1 gene encoding cTAGE family member 2: protein MECCVFSAACCGRGYCSDRHSSSGAMEEPKANPQPYLGLVLELLRRVVVALPEGMKPDSHPYDFPWELVIRAAVVGFFAVLFLWRSFRSVTSRLYVRREKKLALALSGLIEEKCKLLEKFSLVQKEYEGYEVESSLKDASFEKATTEAQSLEATCEKLNRFNSELQHDILCLEKELKEEKSKHSEQNELMADISKRIQSLEDESKSLKSQVAEAKMTFKRFQMNEGRLQIEIQDALNENYQLQENQKQLLQEAEVWKEQGRELIKQKRTFEDSKVHVEQVLNDKENHIRTLTERLLKMKDQTAMLREDITVDDNLELEMNNESEDGAYLDNSPKGALKKLIHAATLCASLKTLEGERNQIYIQLSEVDKTKEELTEHIKNLQTEQASLQSESTHFESENQKLQQKLKVMTELCQENETKLYRKLIVEEKCRLEKEEKLSKADEIISHATEELKTYRKRAKDLEEFERTIHFYRRKSILHKKKAHNNWLAAWTAERNLNDLRKENAHNRQKLTDIEFKIKLLEKDRHALDVPNTAFGREHSPYAPSPLGWPSSEMGQPSSEMRAFLYPPTLLEGPLRRLPLLPGGGGRGPGGPENPLDCQMTNERGEASCDRLTSPHRAPSGTGPLSPLWEQDRRMVFPPPGQSYPDSAFPPQRQDRFHSNSARRSGPAELRSFNTPSLGKLDGSVPSEMESGRNDTKDNLGNLKVPNSSLPTENEATGPGFIPPPLAPIRGPSFPVDTRGPFMRRGPPFPPPPPGTMFGASRDYCPPRVVPGPPRAPFAMRNVYPPRGFPPYRPPRPGFPPPTTTF, encoded by the coding sequence ATGGAATGCTGCGTCTTCTCCGCCGCTTGTTGTGGCCGGGGTTACTGCAGCGATCGCCACAGCAGCTCTGGTGCTATGGAGGAGCCTAAGGCTAACCCTCAGCCCTACTTGGGGCTAGTCTTGGAGTTGCTGCGCAGGGTTGTGGTAGCACTGCCTGAAGGTATGAAACCAGATTCTCATCCTTATGATTTTCCATGGGAATTGGTGATACGGGCAGCTGTTGTGGGATTTTTTGCTGTTCTCTTCTTGTGGAGAAGTTTTAGATCAGTTACGAGTCGGCTTTatgtgagaagagagaaaaagcttGCTTTGGCACTTTCTGGactaattgaagaaaaatgtaaactacTTGAAAAATTTAGCCTTGTTCAAAAAGAGTATGAAGGCTATGAAGTAGAGTCATCTTTAAAGGATGCCAGCTTTGAGAAAGCGACAACAGAAGCACAAAGTTTGGAGGCAACCTGTGAAAAGCTGAACAGGTTCAATTCTGAACTTCAGCATGATATACTCTGTCTagaaaaagagttaaaagaagagaaatctaaacatTCTGAACAAAATGAATTGATGGCAGATATTTCCAAAAGGATACAGTCACTAGAAGATGAGTCAAAATCCCTCAAATCACAAGTAGCTGAAGCCAAAATGACTTTTAAGAGATTTCAAATGAATGAAGGACGACTGCAGATAGAAATACAAGATGCTTTGAATGAAAATTATCAACTTCAGGAAAACCAGAAACAGCTTTTGCAAGAAGCTGAAGTATGGAAAGAACAAGGGCGTGAACTTattaaacagaaaagaacatttgAAGACTCCAAAGTACACGTAGAACAAGttttaaatgataaagaaaatcacATCAGGACTCTGACTGAACGCTTGCTAAAGATGAAAGATCAGACTGCTATGCTTCGAGAAGACATAACGGTTGATGATAACTTGGAATTAGAAATGAACAATGAATCGGAAGATGGTGCTTACTTAGATAATTCTCCAAAAGGAGCTTTGAAGAAACTGATTCATGCTGCTACGTTATGTGCTTCTTTAAAAACcttagaaggagaaagaaaccaAATTTATATTCAATTATCTGAAGTTGATAAAACAAAGGAAGAGCTTACAGAGCATATTAAAAATCTTCAGACTGAACAAGCATCTTTGCAGTCAGAAAGCACACATTTTGAAAGTGAGAATCAGAAACTTCAACAGAAACTTAAAGTAATGACTGAATTGTGTCAAGAAAATGAAACGAAACTCTACAGGAAATTAATAGTAGAGGAAAAATGCCggttagagaaagaagagaaactttcTAAAGCAGATGAAATAATCAGCCATGCCACTGAAGAGCTGAAGACCTACAGAAAGCGAGCCAAAGATCTTGAAGAATTTGAGAGAACTATTCATTTTTATCGAAGGAAGAGTATTCTCCATAAGAAAAAAGCACATAATAATTGGTTGGCAGCTTGGACTGCTGAAAGAAACCTCAATgatttgaggaaagaaaatgctcacaacagacaaaaattaactgatatagagtttaaaataaaacttttagaaaaagatCGTCATGCACTTGATGTTCCAAATACAGCATTTGGCAGAGAGCATTCCCCATATGCTCCCTCACCATTGGGTTGGCCTTCATCTGAAATGGGTCAGCCTTCATCTGAAATGAGAGCTTTTCTCTATCCTCCGACTTTGTTGGAGGGTCCACTGAGACGCTTACCTTTGCTTccagggggaggaggaagaggcccaGGAGGCCCAGAGAATCCTCTGGACTGTCAGATGACCAATGAAAGAGGAGAAGCAAGCTGTGATAGGTTAACCAGTCCTCACAGGGCTCCTTCTGGCACTGGGCCCCTGTCGCCTCTGTGGGAACAGGACCGTAGGATGGTGTTTCCTCCACCGGGACAGTCATATCCTGATTCAGCTTTTCCTCCACAAAGGCAAGACAGATTTCATTCTAATTCTGCTAGACGCTCTGGACCAGCAGAACTCAGAAGTTTTAATACACCTTCTTTGGGTAAATTGGATGGGTCAGTGCCTTCAGAAATGGAATCCGGTAGAAATGATACCAAAGATAATCTTGGTAATTTAAAGGTGCCTAATTCATCTCTTCCCACTGAAAATGAAGCAACTGGGCCTGGCTTTATTCCTCCACCTCTTGCTCCAATCAGAGGTCCATCGTTTCCAGTAGATACAAGGGGCCCGTTCATGAGAAGAGGACCTCCtttccctccacctcctccaggaaccATGTTTGGAGCTTCTCGAGATTATTGTCCACCAAGGGTTGTCCCCGGTCCACCACGTGCTCCATTTGCAATGAGAAATGTCTATCCACCGAGGGGTTTTCCTCCTTACCGTCCCCCAAGACCTGGATttccaccccccaccaccacatTCTGA